In Rana temporaria chromosome 3, aRanTem1.1, whole genome shotgun sequence, a single window of DNA contains:
- the LOC120930639 gene encoding olfactory receptor 11L1-like — MCEDNQTEVAEFFLLGFQNLHTFKSLLFIVFFLCYMVILNGNFIIIVLISINDHLKIPMFYFLKHLAIADLILTTTIIPMMLEIILKDGITISVTACIIQLHWFANCGIVQCLLIAIMSYDRYLAICNPMRYHSIMQPHVCLQMVVWSWLLVVFVSGEFILVYQLHFCGGKNIDHFFCDSGPVIELSTSDISLFVMVDLSLSIIVVFVPFAFIIVTYVFISFTILQLSSTNGRRKAFSTCSSHLATVCTYYGSLMAIYLTPADKRSPNTNKCMSLFYIVTTPLLNPIIYSLRNHKIRKSLKKMFRHFKTLNLH; from the coding sequence ATGTGTGAAGACAACCAAACTGAAGTAGCTGAGTTTTTTCTTCTTGGATTTCAAAACCTTCATACATTTAAATCTCTTCTCTTCATTGTGTTCTTCTTGTGCTATATGGTGATATTAAATGGAAACTTCATTATTATTGTTCTAATATCAATTAATGACCATCTTAAAATCCCAATGTTCTACTTCCTCAAACATTTGGCAATAGCCGACCTAATATTAACCACCACCATTATCCCAATGATGTTAGAAATTATACTAAAGGATGGAATTACAATTTCTGTTACCGCCTGCATTATCCAGCTGCATTGGTTTGCTAATTGTGGAATAGTGCAATGTTTACTTATTGCAATTATGTCCTATGATCGATATTTGGCCATATGTAACCCAATGCGTTATCATTCAATCATGCAGCCCCATGTGTGTCTTCAGATGGTTGTCTGGTCTTGGTTGTTGGTTGTCTTTGTGTCGGGTGAATTCATTTTGGTGTATCAGCTACATTTTTGTGGTGGGAAGAACATTGACCACTTCTTCTGTGATTCTGGTCCAGTGATAGAGCTCTCTACATCAGATATTTCCCTTTTCGTAATGGTTGatctttctctttcaattatagtTGTTTTTGTTCCATTTGCCTTTATTATTGTGACCTACGTCTTCATCTCCTTCACTATATTACAACTTTCTTCAACCAATGGAAGACGGAAAGCCTTTTCCACGTGTAGCTCACACTTGGCCACTGTGTGCACATATTATGGGAGCTTGATGGCCATTTACCTGACACCAGCTGATAAAAGATCACCTAATACAAACAAATGTATGTCTCTTTTCTACATTGTGACAACTCCACTGTTGAATCCTATTATCTACAGCCTGAGAAACCACAAGATcagaaaaagcctgaaaaaaatgtTCAGACATTTTAAAACACTTAATTTACACTGA
- the LOC120930638 gene encoding olfactory receptor 510-like, which translates to MCEVNQTQVTQIRLLGFHGLAKFKTLLFIVFLVTYLIILGGNLMIIILVTSVDHLKIPMFFFLKHLATADVLLTTSVVPMMLDIIFIEEGRLSFVGCITQLYAFGIFGFVQCFLIAVMSYDRYLAVCKPLHYASLMNPQFCLQLVLGSWFLVTLLISSEIMVVVQFKFCGINYIDNFFCDFGPVVELSTSDTSTLMLQDFVISIFMIFCPFTFIIITYMYIFFIILKISSAHGRRKAFSTCSSHLAIVCVYYGTLITVYMVPGDDSTASMNKYRSLLYTVVTPLMNPIIYSLRNQEIKNALCKFVIKLKNTQF; encoded by the coding sequence ATGTGTGAGGTCAATCAGACTCAGGTCACACAGATTCGTTTACTTGGGTTCCATGGCCTGGCCAAATTTAAAACTCTGTTATTTATTGTGTTTCTTGTAACCTACCTTATCATACTCGGTGGAAACCTGATGATTATCATTTTGGTTACAAGTGTTGATCATCTGAAAATCCCGATGTTCTTCTTTCTCAAGCACTTGGCCACAGCAGATGtcctactgaccaccagtgtTGTCCCCATGATGCTGGATATTATATTCATTGAGGAAGGACGACTATCATTTGTTGGATGCATTACTCAGTTGTATGCCTTTGGTATATTTGGATTTGTGCAATGTTTTCTGATCGCTGTTATGTCCTATGATCGATACTTGGCTGTTTGCAAACCATTGCATTATGCTTCGCTTATGAACCCTCAGTTTTGCCTCCAGTTGGTTCTTGGCTCCTGGTTCTTGGTTACCCTGTTAATATCAAGTGAAATAATGGTGGTGGTTCAATTTAAGTTTTGTGGAATTAATTATATTGATAATTTTTTCTGTGATTTTGGACCAGTCGTGGAGCTGTCCACCTCAGACACATCCACTTTGATGCTACAAGACTTTGTAATTTCCATATTCATGATATTTTGCCCTTTCACTTTCATAATCATAACCTACATGTACATTTTCTTCATCATCCTGAAGATATCTTCTGCTCATGGTCGCAGAAAAGCCTTCTCCACATGTAGCTCCCATCTGGCCATTGTCTGTGTATATTATGGAACTTTGATCACTGTATACATGGTACCAGGAGATGACAGCACAGCGAGCATGAACAAATATAGGTCTTTGCTGTACACTGTGGTGACACCACTGATGAATCCCATTATCTACAGCCTCAGGAACCAAGAGATCAAGAACGCCTTGTGCAAATTTGTCATCAAACTCAAAAACACACAGTTTTAA